The following are encoded together in the Bradymonas sediminis genome:
- a CDS encoding ribonuclease HII, with protein sequence MSQQKLFDIAAEFGAGPPAIGELEQWCVGRGHRYIIGVDEAGRGPLAGPVHAAAVVLDLQALDADWLAKLDDSKKLNDALRDEAFDEIQRAALSFGIAQMDHQVIDEINILQATFRAMEAAVHAALDGFEERIDCVFIDGNKTVNLQLPQRAVVKGDARSRAIAAASILAKVSRDRVMQSYHEKWPVYGFGSHKGYPTRAHRAAVEEFGPCPIHRRSFRGVREFIK encoded by the coding sequence ATGTCTCAGCAAAAATTATTTGATATCGCCGCCGAATTCGGCGCTGGCCCTCCCGCGATCGGCGAGCTCGAGCAGTGGTGTGTGGGGCGAGGGCATCGCTATATTATTGGGGTCGATGAGGCTGGCCGGGGCCCGCTGGCTGGGCCTGTGCACGCCGCGGCCGTCGTGCTCGATCTCCAGGCGCTGGATGCCGATTGGTTGGCGAAGCTCGACGACTCCAAGAAGCTCAATGATGCGCTTCGCGACGAGGCTTTTGATGAGATTCAGCGCGCGGCTCTGAGCTTCGGCATCGCCCAGATGGACCATCAGGTCATCGACGAGATCAATATTCTCCAGGCGACATTTCGCGCGATGGAAGCCGCAGTCCACGCGGCGTTGGACGGCTTCGAGGAGCGGATCGACTGTGTCTTCATCGACGGCAATAAGACGGTTAATTTGCAACTTCCGCAGCGGGCGGTGGTCAAGGGGGATGCTCGAAGCCGCGCCATCGCGGCGGCGAGTATTTTGGCGAAGGTCTCGCGTGACCGGGTGATGCAGTCCTACCACGAAAAATGGCCTGTCTACGGATTTGGCTCTCATAAGGGCTACCCGACGCGCGCGCATCGGGCGGCGGTCGAGGAGTTCGGCCCGTGCCCCATTCATCGGCGCTCGTTTCGGGGCGTGCGCGAATTTATTAAATAG
- the rimM gene encoding ribosome maturation factor RimM (Essential for efficient processing of 16S rRNA): MKENERIQIGTLGRAHGVRGEIRFFPLNPTSELLEPGFRVFVRRAGQETELMLSKVRHAAKFDILAFDQVEGRDEAEALTNLELFVDPDDFPELEDGEFYYRDLIGVEVGVLETEDGDDFRVIGTVDGFLETGANDVMIVTVPGYPDLLVPMIEDAVAEVDPGARVLLFPLEIWAPEDTEIP; the protein is encoded by the coding sequence ATTAAAGAGAACGAACGCATTCAGATCGGCACATTGGGCCGCGCGCACGGCGTGCGCGGGGAGATTCGCTTTTTCCCATTGAACCCGACCTCCGAGCTGCTTGAGCCGGGGTTTCGGGTTTTTGTGCGTCGCGCCGGCCAGGAAACCGAGCTCATGCTCTCCAAGGTGCGCCACGCCGCCAAATTCGACATCCTCGCCTTCGACCAGGTCGAGGGGCGAGACGAGGCCGAAGCGCTGACCAATTTGGAGCTCTTCGTGGACCCGGATGACTTCCCGGAGCTTGAGGATGGCGAGTTTTATTATCGCGATCTGATCGGCGTTGAGGTGGGGGTGCTGGAGACCGAAGACGGCGACGACTTTCGAGTCATCGGCACGGTTGACGGCTTCCTGGAGACCGGCGCCAATGATGTCATGATCGTGACGGTCCCGGGGTATCCAGATCTGCTGGTCCCGATGATCGAAGACGCGGTCGCTGAGGTCGACCCGGGCGCGCGCGTGCTGCTCTTTCCGCTGGAAATCTGGGCGCCCGAAGATACCGAGATCCCCTGA
- a CDS encoding BolA family protein, producing the protein MVIIKSELKTMMEPEEIVSKIQAAIADAQVRVVDLTGTRDHFEATVISPSFDGLMPIKRHRMVYAALAEEMKGPIHALALKTLTPDEWDAQ; encoded by the coding sequence ATGGTGATTATAAAAAGCGAGTTGAAAACGATGATGGAACCCGAAGAGATCGTGTCGAAGATTCAGGCTGCTATTGCAGATGCTCAGGTTCGCGTTGTGGATCTGACCGGCACCCGCGATCATTTTGAAGCGACTGTTATTTCGCCATCATTTGATGGGCTCATGCCGATCAAGCGCCACCGCATGGTCTACGCCGCGCTGGCCGAAGAGATGAAGGGCCCAATTCACGCCCTCGCCTTGAAGACCTTGACGCCCGACGAGTGGGACGCGCAATAA
- the rplS gene encoding 50S ribosomal protein L19, giving the protein MNLLDRIEQQQLREDIPEFRAGDTVRVHFRIREGAKERIQVFEGVVLARSGAGLKETVTVRKISAGGIGVERVFPVHSPRIDQIEVAKIGRVRRAKLYYLRELSGKSARIRSKRERKGN; this is encoded by the coding sequence ATGAACTTACTTGATAGAATCGAACAGCAGCAGCTTCGTGAAGACATTCCGGAATTCCGCGCCGGTGATACGGTCCGCGTCCACTTCCGCATTCGTGAAGGCGCTAAAGAGCGTATTCAGGTCTTCGAAGGCGTCGTCTTGGCGCGAAGCGGCGCCGGCCTCAAAGAGACCGTAACCGTGCGCAAAATCTCCGCCGGCGGCATCGGCGTTGAGCGTGTCTTCCCGGTCCACAGCCCGCGTATCGATCAGATCGAAGTGGCCAAGATTGGCCGCGTGCGTCGCGCGAAACTGTATTACCTGCGTGAGCTCAGCGGTAAATCCGCGCGTATCCGCAGCAAGCGCGAGCGCAAAGGCAACTGA
- the trmD gene encoding tRNA (guanosine(37)-N1)-methyltransferase TrmD → MKFQLLTIFPEFFESPLSTSILGRAQEKELVEYALVDIREFATDRHRKTDDLPYGGGAGMLMKPEPLVGALEYAREQDPGATRILMSPQGEPLTQALAQELADQPGGLILTCGRYEGVDERVREGWIDREISLGDYVLSGGEPGALVLLDAITRLIPGVLGNFDSIREESFSAPSLEYPQYTRPRDFRGREVPEILLSGDHAKIAQWRRDRALERTRKRRPDLLDPKA, encoded by the coding sequence GTGAAGTTCCAGCTCCTGACAATCTTCCCCGAGTTCTTTGAGTCGCCCTTGTCGACCAGTATTTTGGGGCGCGCGCAAGAAAAAGAGTTGGTCGAATATGCGTTGGTCGACATTCGGGAGTTCGCGACCGATCGCCATCGCAAGACCGACGATCTTCCCTACGGTGGCGGCGCGGGGATGTTGATGAAGCCCGAGCCGCTGGTCGGCGCGTTGGAGTACGCGCGCGAGCAGGATCCCGGGGCGACTCGGATCCTGATGAGCCCGCAGGGAGAGCCGCTGACCCAGGCGCTCGCCCAGGAATTGGCGGACCAGCCCGGAGGGCTTATCTTGACCTGCGGGCGCTACGAGGGGGTCGATGAGCGGGTGCGCGAGGGGTGGATTGACCGGGAGATCTCGCTGGGCGACTACGTGCTCAGCGGCGGTGAGCCCGGCGCCCTGGTCTTGCTCGACGCGATCACCCGGCTTATTCCGGGCGTATTGGGTAATTTTGATTCGATCCGCGAAGAGAGCTTTTCGGCGCCGAGCCTCGAATACCCTCAATATACGCGACCGCGCGACTTTCGGGGCAGGGAGGTGCCGGAGATCCTATTGAGCGGCGACCACGCCAAGATCGCCCAGTGGCGTCGCGACAGGGCGTTGGAGCGCACGCGCAAGCGGCGCCCCGACCTGCTGGACCCCAAAGCATAG
- a CDS encoding YraN family protein, with the protein MGHEEGKRVVAAGGDEEVAPDLRREVGFRGEDIAADFMVEQGWDVVARNYQLNIGEIDLVVRRSEEVYGRREDTLAIVEVKTKRDRRGPPPEASVTHAKRKRLVRLACVFMERQKIRRVNIRFDVIAVDLSTEEPTITHFPGAFDADAEIR; encoded by the coding sequence ATGGGACACGAGGAAGGGAAGCGAGTTGTAGCGGCGGGAGGTGACGAGGAGGTCGCCCCGGATCTTCGGCGAGAGGTTGGGTTTCGGGGCGAGGATATCGCGGCTGACTTTATGGTTGAGCAGGGCTGGGACGTCGTCGCGCGCAATTATCAGCTCAATATCGGTGAGATTGACCTGGTGGTGCGCCGCAGTGAAGAGGTCTACGGGCGCCGCGAGGATACCCTGGCGATCGTGGAGGTGAAGACCAAGCGGGACCGGCGTGGGCCGCCTCCGGAGGCCTCGGTCACTCACGCAAAACGCAAGCGTTTGGTGCGCCTCGCGTGCGTATTTATGGAGCGCCAGAAGATCCGCCGGGTCAATATTCGCTTCGACGTGATCGCCGTGGACCTGAGCACCGAGGAGCCGACGATCACGCATTTTCCCGGCGCCTTTGACGCGGACGCCGAGATTCGTTGA
- the grxD gene encoding Grx4 family monothiol glutaredoxin — protein MSDSKSISLPIAGSASVEQNDSPKSRDEGGDIMSEIAKINRDNTIVLYMKGTPDQPMCGFSAAASAVLSSYGKPYAAVNVLADPEIRQGIKEYGDWPTIPQLYVGGELVGGSDIVRQMHESGDLAKVIDAAMASAQ, from the coding sequence ATGAGCGATTCCAAAAGTATTTCGTTGCCGATCGCAGGATCGGCGTCGGTCGAGCAGAATGACTCCCCCAAAAGTCGCGACGAAGGCGGCGATATCATGTCCGAGATCGCCAAGATCAACAGAGACAACACGATCGTGCTCTATATGAAGGGGACGCCGGATCAGCCGATGTGCGGATTCTCCGCGGCGGCTTCGGCGGTGCTCTCGAGCTACGGCAAGCCCTACGCGGCGGTAAACGTGCTGGCCGATCCTGAGATCCGCCAGGGCATCAAAGAGTACGGCGATTGGCCCACGATCCCGCAGCTTTATGTCGGCGGTGAGCTGGTGGGTGGCTCGGATATCGTGCGTCAGATGCACGAATCCGGTGACCTGGCCAAGGTCATCGACGCGGCCATGGCCAGCGCGCAGTAA
- the rpsP gene encoding 30S ribosomal protein S16: MSVRLRLQRHGAKKRPHYRVVATDQRNSRDGRFIELLGTYDPLQDPPVVRMNSERVEYWIGVGAQPSETVGSLVRRMRRGDVVDLSVEGADKAARKAKAASKLEAQKEMRAKAAEAAKAAKAAKEAEAKAAEEAKKAEAAAAAKAAEEAKKAEAAEAAKEEAAPAEAEAPAAEAAAEEPAADDAKE, encoded by the coding sequence ATGTCCGTACGACTCAGACTGCAGCGCCACGGCGCGAAGAAGCGTCCTCACTACCGTGTTGTAGCCACCGATCAGCGCAATTCGCGTGACGGTCGCTTTATTGAACTTCTCGGCACCTATGACCCGCTCCAAGATCCGCCCGTTGTTCGTATGAATAGCGAGCGCGTTGAGTATTGGATTGGCGTGGGTGCTCAACCCTCCGAGACCGTTGGTTCGCTCGTGCGCAGAATGCGTCGCGGCGACGTGGTTGACCTTAGCGTGGAAGGAGCCGACAAGGCTGCGCGCAAGGCCAAAGCCGCCAGCAAGCTCGAAGCCCAAAAAGAAATGCGCGCCAAAGCCGCTGAAGCTGCAAAGGCCGCTAAAGCTGCCAAAGAAGCCGAAGCCAAAGCTGCTGAAGAGGCCAAGAAAGCCGAAGCCGCCGCTGCCGCCAAAGCCGCTGAAGAGGCCAAGAAAGCCGAAGCTGCTGAAGCTGCCAAAGAAGAAGCCGCTCCGGCCGAAGCTGAGGCTCCCGCAGCCGAAGCCGCCGCTGAAGAGCCGGCCGCTGACGACGCAAAAGAATAA